A portion of the Algisphaera agarilytica genome contains these proteins:
- a CDS encoding BatA domain-containing protein → MNTLAIISLTTPAMLLGAALVALPIVAHLLNRRTRRRIVFPSVALLSAAAASQSSVFKIRRLLLLLLRCAAVVLAVLAFARPVWLGGANASSTDRGAIGDSAAVVVVLDTSASTRQLVSNGQTAASLLRGQANRAIGGLRSGVDAGNVIFADAAPTPVFDTMTRNLAALKQAVDGSQPTDHHADFAGALTLAAELLRNHESDASAKRVLVLTDGQRSNWQELGDIDLPEDIELIVQTLRDDPAAESQHNNGLATPEVRPARPGVGAPTELSVEVARFAPGQERLRVDLLVNGQEVQSQWVRLGANQRQRVGFTHRFDTPGQHRIAYRLDADDALALDNTVWQIVTCAGRLPVVVVGDANPDEPGTAGYYTTRALAPHNNARDRFIVTHLAPTAVRGTALRRAALVIVGDVEGLDRVAEATLLDYIQNGGACFVFAGSKPVLNASLLPWQLVSRFGGARIAEGEWQTPELRGFDLETQDALARAAVGRGWRTMAVRDDARVLLRYRNGQPALASRPVGEGRLLAATFSPASDSGDLGKYAVFVVLMQSLAEQLTAATDSAGQALAGRPVTLVADAEVDPQGPAPRIETPTGATDNNAVFTLATDTPIATLPLADHAGFYAWRQGPATLGRAAVNLDPRESDLRTMPGDALASVLSERGAGNTALVSGGDSSAALNTGGTGIWGWMLLAALGMLCLEMGLLGGWRR, encoded by the coding sequence ATGAACACCCTCGCCATCATCTCGCTGACCACGCCCGCGATGCTCCTCGGAGCGGCGCTGGTCGCGCTGCCGATCGTGGCGCACCTACTCAATCGGCGGACACGCCGAAGGATCGTGTTCCCCTCGGTGGCCCTGCTTTCGGCCGCGGCGGCGAGCCAGTCTTCCGTGTTCAAGATTCGGCGGCTGTTGTTGCTGCTCCTGCGTTGTGCGGCGGTGGTGCTGGCGGTGTTGGCCTTTGCCCGGCCAGTGTGGCTCGGTGGGGCGAACGCGTCGTCCACGGACCGCGGCGCGATCGGTGACAGCGCCGCGGTGGTCGTGGTCTTGGACACCAGCGCCTCAACCCGCCAACTGGTAAGCAATGGGCAGACCGCCGCATCGCTGCTGCGAGGCCAGGCCAACCGTGCGATCGGCGGGCTGCGGTCGGGAGTTGACGCGGGCAACGTGATCTTCGCCGACGCTGCGCCGACGCCGGTGTTCGACACGATGACCCGCAACCTCGCGGCGCTGAAGCAAGCGGTGGATGGATCCCAGCCCACCGACCACCACGCCGACTTCGCCGGGGCGTTGACGCTCGCCGCCGAGCTGCTGCGCAACCACGAAAGCGACGCCTCGGCCAAGCGCGTGCTCGTCCTCACCGATGGGCAGCGCAGCAACTGGCAAGAACTCGGCGACATCGACCTGCCCGAGGATATCGAGCTGATCGTGCAGACCCTCAGAGACGACCCCGCCGCCGAATCGCAGCACAACAACGGCCTGGCCACGCCCGAAGTACGGCCCGCCCGGCCCGGTGTCGGCGCGCCGACCGAGCTCAGCGTCGAGGTCGCCCGGTTCGCACCCGGGCAAGAACGGCTGCGCGTCGACCTGCTGGTCAACGGCCAGGAAGTCCAGTCGCAGTGGGTCCGCCTCGGGGCCAACCAGCGGCAACGCGTCGGCTTCACCCACCGCTTCGACACGCCCGGCCAACACCGCATCGCGTACCGGCTCGACGCCGATGACGCGCTGGCCCTCGACAACACCGTGTGGCAAATCGTGACCTGCGCCGGTCGGCTCCCGGTGGTCGTCGTCGGCGACGCCAACCCCGACGAGCCCGGCACCGCGGGGTACTACACCACCCGCGCCCTGGCCCCGCACAACAACGCGCGCGACCGGTTCATCGTGACCCACCTCGCCCCGACCGCGGTGCGCGGCACCGCGCTGCGTCGCGCAGCATTGGTCATCGTCGGCGATGTCGAGGGCCTGGACCGTGTCGCCGAGGCGACCCTGCTGGACTACATCCAGAACGGCGGAGCGTGCTTCGTCTTCGCCGGATCGAAACCCGTGCTCAACGCGTCGCTGCTGCCGTGGCAGCTCGTCAGCCGATTCGGCGGGGCACGCATCGCGGAGGGTGAGTGGCAGACCCCCGAGCTGCGCGGGTTCGACCTCGAAACGCAGGACGCGCTCGCCCGCGCTGCGGTCGGACGCGGCTGGCGCACCATGGCTGTGCGGGACGATGCGCGGGTATTGCTGCGCTACCGCAACGGTCAACCAGCGCTCGCGTCGCGCCCCGTCGGCGAAGGGCGACTCCTCGCCGCGACGTTCTCGCCCGCAAGCGACAGCGGCGACCTGGGCAAATACGCGGTGTTCGTCGTGCTCATGCAGAGCCTGGCCGAGCAGCTCACCGCGGCGACCGACAGCGCGGGGCAAGCGCTGGCCGGCCGGCCGGTCACACTCGTCGCCGATGCCGAGGTTGATCCGCAAGGTCCCGCGCCGCGCATCGAGACGCCCACCGGCGCAACCGACAACAACGCGGTCTTCACCCTCGCCACCGACACGCCGATCGCCACACTCCCGCTTGCCGACCACGCCGGCTTCTACGCCTGGCGTCAGGGCCCGGCAACCCTCGGCCGGGCCGCGGTCAACCTCGACCCGCGCGAAAGCGATCTGCGGACTATGCCGGGTGACGCGCTGGCTTCGGTGCTCAGCGAACGCGGGGCGGGGAACACGGCGTTGGTTTCGGGCGGTGATTCATCCGCGGCGTTGAACACCGGCGGGACCGGGATCTGGGGCTGGATGCTCTTGGCTGCACTTGGGATGCTCTGCCTGGAGATGGGCCTGCTCGGGGGGTGGCGGCGATGA
- a CDS encoding DUF58 domain-containing protein yields MPSTATPSRYLNPAELAPLRHLVFASRRAVVGHYAGKHASPQRGHSVEFQDYRDYSPGDPLGEIDWKVYGRSDKLFIKLFEHQSDMTVNLLVDGSASMGYRGLGGLGAEGLGQDKRKRRRFFPSPQTPKPPTSKYDHACATASAIAYLVTQQQDKVGLGIAQQGLQHSVRAAGTYPHLHRLVGIMESVAPQGPANLAAAIHAAARQAKRKGMLLIFSDLQENQGAVLKALSHFLHRGHEVIVFHTLHADELKLPDLSEAVFVDSESGREVRVNVEDIRADYEAKMHARVDQWRRVLMARGVDYNLVSTATPYHETLRQYLFSRASLM; encoded by the coding sequence ATGCCATCGACCGCCACTCCATCCCGCTACCTCAACCCCGCCGAGCTCGCGCCGCTGCGTCACCTGGTGTTTGCCTCCCGCCGCGCGGTCGTTGGGCACTACGCGGGTAAGCACGCCTCGCCGCAGCGCGGGCACTCGGTGGAGTTCCAGGACTACCGCGACTACTCCCCCGGCGACCCGCTCGGCGAAATCGACTGGAAGGTCTACGGCCGATCCGACAAGCTGTTCATCAAGCTCTTCGAGCACCAGTCGGACATGACGGTGAACCTGCTGGTCGATGGTTCTGCGTCGATGGGGTATCGGGGACTTGGGGGCTTGGGCGCTGAGGGCTTAGGCCAAGACAAGCGCAAGCGACGGCGGTTCTTCCCAAGCCCCCAAACCCCTAAGCCCCCAACCTCCAAATACGACCACGCCTGCGCAACGGCCTCCGCCATCGCCTACCTCGTCACGCAGCAGCAGGACAAAGTCGGGCTCGGCATTGCCCAGCAGGGCCTGCAGCATTCGGTCCGTGCCGCGGGCACCTACCCGCACCTGCACCGGCTGGTCGGCATCATGGAATCGGTCGCCCCCCAAGGCCCCGCCAACCTCGCCGCCGCGATCCACGCCGCGGCGCGGCAGGCCAAGCGCAAAGGGATGCTGCTGATCTTCAGCGACCTCCAAGAAAACCAGGGCGCCGTGCTCAAGGCGCTCTCCCATTTCCTGCACCGCGGGCACGAGGTGATCGTGTTCCACACGCTCCACGCTGATGAATTGAAACTCCCCGATCTGTCGGAGGCCGTGTTCGTCGACAGCGAGTCGGGCCGGGAGGTGCGGGTGAATGTCGAAGACATCCGTGCGGATTACGAGGCCAAAATGCACGCCCGCGTGGACCAGTGGCGGCGCGTGCTCATGGCCCGCGGCGTGGATTACAACCTCGTGTCCACCGCGACGCCGTACCACGAGACGTTGCGGCAGTACCTGTTTAGTCGAGCGAGTTTGATGTGA